A window from Canis aureus isolate CA01 chromosome 23, VMU_Caureus_v.1.0, whole genome shotgun sequence encodes these proteins:
- the JRKL gene encoding jerky protein homolog-like, protein MSGKRKRVVLTIKDKLDIIKKLEDGGSSKQLAVIYGIGETTVRDIRKNKEKIITYASSSDSTSLLAKRKSMKPSMYEELDKAMLEWFNQQRAKGNPVSGPICAKRAEFFFYALGMDGDFNPSAGWLTRFKQRHSIREINIRNERLNGDETAVEDFCNNFRDFIERENLQPEQIYNADETGLFWKCLPSRTSAIKGKYSVSGHKAVEERVTIMCCANATGLHKLKLCVVGKAKKPRSFKSTDTSNLPVSYFSQKGAWMDLSIFRQWFDKIFVPQVREYLRSKGLQEKAVLLLDNSPTHPNENVLRSDDGQIFAKYLPPNVASLIQPSDQGVVATMKRNYRAGLLQNNLEEGNDLKSFWKKLTLLDALYEIAMAWNLVKPATISRAWKKILPTIEEKEGLDFDEEDISMATVSTILQHTKGLENVTTENIEKWLEVDSTEPGYEVLTDSEIIRRAQGQTDESSENEEEEIELIPEKHINHAAALQWTENLLDYLEQQGDMILPDKLVIRKLRATIRNKQKMTTSSQ, encoded by the coding sequence aagattaTCACTTACGCAAGCAGTTCTGATTCCACGAGTCTTCTGGCCAAGAGGAAATCGATGAAGCCATCCATGTACGAGGAGCTGGACAAGGCCATGCTAGAATGGTTCAACCAGCAGAGAGCGAAAGGGAATCCTGTATCGGGCCCGATTTGTGCGAAAAGGGCAGAGTTCTTTTTCTATGCTCTGGGAATGGATGGTGATTTCAACCCCTCTGCTGGTTGGTTAACTCGTTTTAAGCAGCGGCACAGCATTAGGGAGATTAACATTAGAAATGAAAGATTGAATGGCGATGAGACTGCTGTGGAAGATTTTTGTAACAACTTCCGAGACTTCATTGAACGAGAGAATTTACAGCCAGAACAGATCTACAATGCAGACGAAACTGGACTCTTCTGGAAATGCCTACCTTCCAGGACTTCTGCGATCAAAGGTAAATACAGTGTCTCTGGGCACAAGGCAGTTGAAGAAAGAGTCACTATCATGTGTTGTGCCAATGCAACAGGTTTAcacaaactgaaactctgtgttGTGGGGAAAGCAAAGAAACCTCGCTCCTTCAAGTCGACGGACACCTCAAACCTGCCAGTCTCTTATTTTAGCCAAAAAGGTGCATGGATGGATCTTTCCATTTTCCGACAGTGGTTTGATAAGATCTTTGTGCCACAGGTTCGGGAGTACTTAAGATCTAAAGGCCTGCAGGAAAAGGCTGTGCTCTTGTTGGATAATTCACCAACACATCCAAATGAAAACGTCCTAAGGTCAGATGATGgtcaaatatttgctaaatatttacCGCCTAACGTGGCTTCATTGATCCAGCCCTCCGATCAAGGGGTCGTAGCGACAATGAAGAGAAATTATCGTGCAGGTCTTCTTCAGAACAACTTGGAAGAAGGTAATGACCTGAAATCATTCTGGAAGAAGCTAACTCTGCTAGATGCACTTTATGAAATAGCAATGGCATGGAATTTAGTAAAGCCAGCTACCATTAGCAGAGCATGGAAGAAAATTCTACCTACCATAGAGGAAAAAGAAGGCTTGGACTTTGATGAAGAAGATATTTCCATGGCTACTGTGTCCACCATTTTACAGCATACCAAAGGACTGGAAAATGTGACTACTGAGAACATTGAAAAGTGGCTTGAAGTGGACAGTACTGAGCCAGGCTATGAAGTGTTAACTGACAGTGAAATCATCAGAAGAGCACAAGGCCAGACAGACGAATCTAGTgaaaatgaggaggaggaaataGAACTGATTCCAGAGAAACATATTAATCATGCAGCTGCTCTCCAATGGACTGAAAATTTATTGGATTATCTAGAACAACAAGGTGATATGATCCTGCCTGATAAACTGGTGATTCGTAAACTTCGAGCCACCATCAGAAATAAACAGAAGATGACAACCTCAAGTCAATAA